One window of the Pieris brassicae chromosome Z, ilPieBrab1.1, whole genome shotgun sequence genome contains the following:
- the LOC123718902 gene encoding uncharacterized protein LOC123718902 isoform X3, whose product MSKNDDSLFLLEVLIDKIVFVKSPCFSDKDFRTCVNIECNGVEPLEVCDDEPNVGIARSGGPFVKQFNTGKSCLFSLKESDISAAMSKFPVKVTVYKSLPCGCLPTKIVMGECTIDMTKEFVETRKNFLEDPSSVSYQALKDSFRFVGPDGDETGEIVMFLRISCFGKLIITSFQGASGGAPSLGGKPRGNSGLVDRSCTPKKDFQSTEDPCVCGAARGHGGAGGSGGHTCTGGGAVCPPARDPYNTMPCVDPDDPCYCSGPKPAEKQNMACRNTDQYCLHVPKDCCPTGNKVIFQVPTDSCGNGHKQRAYFNFTSDGVGDLARDEPGHLISPTAENYPGAVYDFPKQIIKIRVGKVIEMPNRKSKLEYQFITPVETREKVIPVKDTRTAQCVPTCPDCCRRHC is encoded by the exons atgtcGAAAAACGATGACAGTCTCTTCCTATTGGAAGTATTGAtagataaaattgtatttgttaaaaGTCCTTGTTTTTCAGACAAAGATTTTAGAACATGTGTTAACATCGAGTGCAATGGAGTTGAGCCCTTAGAAGTATGTGATGATGAACCGAATGTTGGGATTGCAAGAAGTGGTGGGCCATTCGTTAAGCAATTCAACACAGGAAAATCATGTCTCTTTTCGCTCAAAGAAAGTGATATTAGTGCTGCCATGAGCAAATTTCCTGTAAAAGTAACGGTGTATAAATCGCTTCCATGTGGTTGTCTACCAACAAAAATAGTTATGGGTGAATGTACAATAGATATGACAAAAGAATTTGTTGAAACAAGGAAGAATTTCCTAGAAGATCCAAGTAGTGTCAGCTATCAAGCATTGAAGGACTCATTTCGATTCGTTGGACCTGACGGTGATGAGACCGGGGagattgtaatgtttttacgAATATCCTGCTTCGGAAAGTTGATCATAACTTCATTTCAAGGGGCAAGCGGTGGCGCTCCTAGTTTGGGGGGAAAACCAAGAGGAAATTCAGGGCTTGTAGATAGGTCGTGTACTCCTAAAAAGGACTTTCAGTCAACAGAGGATCCTTGCGTGTGTGGTGCAGCGAGAGGCCATGGCGGGGCAGGTGGTTCAGGTGGACACACTTGCACTGGAGGTGGCGCCGTTTGTCCTCCTG CCCGAGATCCTTACAATACTATGCCGTGCGTAGATCCTGATGATCCTTGTTATTGTTCTGGACCTAAACCTgctgaaaaacaaaacatggcCTGTCGAAACACTGATCAATATTGTTTACATGTTCCTAAAG ATTGCTGCCCGACTGGGAACAAAGTCATATTCCAAGTACCAACGGATTCTTGTGGAAATGGACATAAACAACgtgcatattttaattttacatctgACGGTGTTGGTGACTTAGCGCGAGACGAACCGGGACATCTAATATCTCCTACCGCGGAAAATTACCCAGGAGCAGTTTATGACTTtccaaaacaaataataaaaattcgtGTCGGTAAAGTCATAGAGATGCCTAACCGAAAGTCAAAATTAGAATACCAGTTTATCACTCCTGTTGAGACGAGAGAAAAAGTTATTCCAGTAAAAGACACGCGTACAGCCCAATGTGTGCCAACATGTCCCGACTGTTGCAGAAGgcattgttaa
- the LOC123718902 gene encoding uncharacterized protein LOC123718902 isoform X1 — MSKNDDSLFLLEVLIDKIVFVKSPCFSDKDFRTCVNIECNGVEPLEVCDDEPNVGIARSGGPFVKQFNTGKSCLFSLKESDISAAMSKFPVKVTVYKSLPCGCLPTKIVMGECTIDMTKEFVETRKNFLEDPSSVSYQALKDSFRFVGPDGDETGEIVMFLRISCFGKLIITSFQGASGGAPSLGGKPRGNSGLVDRSCTPKKDFQSTEDPCVCGAARGHGGAGGSGGHTCTGGGAVCPPARDPYNTMPCVDPDDPCYCSGPKPAEKQNMACRNTDQYCLHVPKGVLSSSLFYQELNDEQINKLLTHSSVEIPLDKCNKLMKVYNNVLLLPSWENKILKTSKMSAPMKLLSDDTSRTYTNSNLSYSSLTSTCCKRNTEACYSRSSYNSFDIRNYYEAESAFGARETTVYMTLFDEYCPSKSSGTQATALINKCFQVRSNNNSYDMNSDQYSTYTMSTVPPQDSTRYVSGTMNYSEVYFFGRKKEPEKGMGGKGSKTKLCKTGQPPSAASKSTTTKTTRSKDQSTCSSQTKRKLGANTSTGTYKSVTIKDDKPEKPCPALTASKGEMMATVSHIKIGPKEPCPVHGKEPCQGPKCIVASSGENSAPVKVTTVTNARRGVFELVIRRITGAPLAKNELLLEWTPPPSRPPPCGSPCPIPCTFSGPCRPSKCKLIVCKPSPCRPKCCKKKPCGQPCRPPCKTCCKTSCCGKPCSSCVPFPPPPCKKPCSPPCCRLPCKSSPCLKPCPIGRKRPRKSKSQPKIKAHKKHQSPCNNRVKACPVVKCRSMPGCCAIPLPCPPRKCCSVAPCKPPKCCRSNCSSCCGC, encoded by the exons atgtcGAAAAACGATGACAGTCTCTTCCTATTGGAAGTATTGAtagataaaattgtatttgttaaaaGTCCTTGTTTTTCAGACAAAGATTTTAGAACATGTGTTAACATCGAGTGCAATGGAGTTGAGCCCTTAGAAGTATGTGATGATGAACCGAATGTTGGGATTGCAAGAAGTGGTGGGCCATTCGTTAAGCAATTCAACACAGGAAAATCATGTCTCTTTTCGCTCAAAGAAAGTGATATTAGTGCTGCCATGAGCAAATTTCCTGTAAAAGTAACGGTGTATAAATCGCTTCCATGTGGTTGTCTACCAACAAAAATAGTTATGGGTGAATGTACAATAGATATGACAAAAGAATTTGTTGAAACAAGGAAGAATTTCCTAGAAGATCCAAGTAGTGTCAGCTATCAAGCATTGAAGGACTCATTTCGATTCGTTGGACCTGACGGTGATGAGACCGGGGagattgtaatgtttttacgAATATCCTGCTTCGGAAAGTTGATCATAACTTCATTTCAAGGGGCAAGCGGTGGCGCTCCTAGTTTGGGGGGAAAACCAAGAGGAAATTCAGGGCTTGTAGATAGGTCGTGTACTCCTAAAAAGGACTTTCAGTCAACAGAGGATCCTTGCGTGTGTGGTGCAGCGAGAGGCCATGGCGGGGCAGGTGGTTCAGGTGGACACACTTGCACTGGAGGTGGCGCCGTTTGTCCTCCTG CCCGAGATCCTTACAATACTATGCCGTGCGTAGATCCTGATGATCCTTGTTATTGTTCTGGACCTAAACCTgctgaaaaacaaaacatggcCTGTCGAAACACTGATCAATATTGTTTACATGTTCCTAAAG GTGTCCTGTCGAGCTCTCTATTCTACCAAGAACTGAACgatgaacaaataaataaattactcaCACACAGCAGCGTGGAAATTCCTTTAGATAAATGTAATAAGCTTATGAAAGTGTATAACAACGTATTACTTTTACCGTCCTGGGAAAATAAGATACTAAAAACCTCTAAGATGTCGGCTCCAATGAAGTTATTATCTGATGACACTTCACGCACTTATACAAATTCGAATTTGTCCTACAGCTCCTTGACGAGCACCTGTTGTAAAAGAAATACAGAAGCTTGTTATTCAAGAAGTTCATATAACAGTTTTGATATAAGGAATTATTATGAAGCAGAAAGTGCATTTGGTGCAAGGGAAACGACTGTATACATGACCCTTTTTGATGAATACTGTCCTAGTAAAAGTTCAGGTACTCAGGCTACAGCacttataaacaaatgttttcaaGTTCGCAGCAACAATAACTCCTACGATATGAATTCTGACCAGTATTCCACCTACACGATGTCAACTGTACCGCCACAAGACAGTACTCGATACGTTTCAGGTACAATGAATTATTCAGAAGTTTACTTTTTCGGGAGAAAGAAAGAGCCAGAAAAGGGGATGGGAGGAAAAGGatctaaaacaaaactatGTAAAACTGGACAACCTCCATCTGCAGCTAGTAAAAGTACAACTACCAAAACGACACGATCTAAAGACCAAAGTACTTGCTCATCTCAAACAAAACGGAAATTGGGCGCAAACACATCAACAGGTACTTATAAATCTGTTACAATAAAAGACGATAAGCCTGAAAAGCCTTGCCCTGCTTTGACTGCATCAAAGGGGGAGATGATGGCTACTGTATCACATATTAAAATAGGACCAAAGGAACCTTGCCCCGTGCATGGTAAGGAACCGTGTCAGGGGCCAAAGTGCATTGTAGCATCTTCCGGAGAAAATTCAGCCCCTGTAAAGGTTACTACAGTTACAAATGCACGAAGAGGCGTTTTTGAACTAGTTATTAGAAGAATAACAGGTGCACCACTAGCCAAAAATGAACTTCTTCTTGAATGGACACCCCCACCTTCCCGTCCACCTCCTTGTGGATCACCATGCCCTATACCATGTACCTTTTCAGGACCATGTAGACCctcaaaatgtaaattaatagttTGCAAACCATCACCATGTAGGCCTAAATGCTGCAAAAAGAAACCATGTGGACAGCCGTGCCGACCGCCATGTAAAACATGTTGCAAGACAAGCTGTTGTGGAAAACCTTGTAGCTCTTGCGTTCCTTTTCCACCGCCACCATGTAAGAAGCCCTGTAGCCCTCCATGCTGTAGATTACCATGCAAGAGTTCACCTTGCTTGAAGCCATGTCCAATTGGTCGTAAGCGCCCACGTAAGTCGAAAAGTCAACCGAAAATCAAAGCGCACAAGAAACATCAGTCCCCGTGCAATAATAGAGTTAAGGCATGCCCTGTAGTAAAGTGCCGCAGCATGCCTGGATGCTGTGCCATACCATTACCATGCCCACCAAGAAAATGCTGCTCAGTAGCCCCATGTAAGCCGCCCAAGTGCTGCAGAAGTAATTGTTCATCCTGCTGCGGTTGCTAG
- the LOC123718902 gene encoding uncharacterized protein LOC123718902 isoform X2, producing the protein MSKNDDSLFLLEVLIDKIVFVKSPCFSDKDFRTCVNIECNGVEPLEVCDDEPNVGIARSGGPFVKQFNTGKSCLFSLKESDISAAMSKFPVKVTVYKSLPCGCLPTKIVMGECTIDMTKEFVETRKNFLEDPSSVSYQALKDSFRFVGPDGDETGEIVMFLRISCFGKLIITSFQGASGGAPSLGGKPRGNSGLVDRSCTPKKDFQSTEDPCVCGAARGHGGAGGSGGHTCTGGGAVCPPARDPYNTMPCVDPDDPCYCSGPKPAEKQNMACRNTDQYCLHVPKGRTKQFEEIGTTLGENELKIKVPASASIIKKISQTHCAMQCPFSTKSADGGPCEPPCGKNQISLALPSEAICCRGARPADTQFTCTTEGCLQSTKHGTQGTMARGDNQQDLPNKDVYVLKVAKTALQGDRKCKLEIELATPKAADKDPPITKQNTRIQSDLDCECCVRRIKKQKTKKKR; encoded by the exons atgtcGAAAAACGATGACAGTCTCTTCCTATTGGAAGTATTGAtagataaaattgtatttgttaaaaGTCCTTGTTTTTCAGACAAAGATTTTAGAACATGTGTTAACATCGAGTGCAATGGAGTTGAGCCCTTAGAAGTATGTGATGATGAACCGAATGTTGGGATTGCAAGAAGTGGTGGGCCATTCGTTAAGCAATTCAACACAGGAAAATCATGTCTCTTTTCGCTCAAAGAAAGTGATATTAGTGCTGCCATGAGCAAATTTCCTGTAAAAGTAACGGTGTATAAATCGCTTCCATGTGGTTGTCTACCAACAAAAATAGTTATGGGTGAATGTACAATAGATATGACAAAAGAATTTGTTGAAACAAGGAAGAATTTCCTAGAAGATCCAAGTAGTGTCAGCTATCAAGCATTGAAGGACTCATTTCGATTCGTTGGACCTGACGGTGATGAGACCGGGGagattgtaatgtttttacgAATATCCTGCTTCGGAAAGTTGATCATAACTTCATTTCAAGGGGCAAGCGGTGGCGCTCCTAGTTTGGGGGGAAAACCAAGAGGAAATTCAGGGCTTGTAGATAGGTCGTGTACTCCTAAAAAGGACTTTCAGTCAACAGAGGATCCTTGCGTGTGTGGTGCAGCGAGAGGCCATGGCGGGGCAGGTGGTTCAGGTGGACACACTTGCACTGGAGGTGGCGCCGTTTGTCCTCCTG CCCGAGATCCTTACAATACTATGCCGTGCGTAGATCCTGATGATCCTTGTTATTGTTCTGGACCTAAACCTgctgaaaaacaaaacatggcCTGTCGAAACACTGATCAATATTGTTTACATGTTCCTAAAG GTCGCACTAAGCAATTTGAAGAGATAGGGACAACACTCGGTGAAAATGAGCTTAAGATAAAAGTTCCTGCTAGTGCATCAATCATCAAGAAAATAAGTCAAACGCATTGCGCTATGCAATGCCCTTTCAGCACAAAGTCTGCTGATGGTGGACCTTGTGAGCCCCCGTGCGGGAAAAATCAAATAAGTCTAGCACTGCCGAGTGAAGCAATCTGTTGCCGTGGAGCTCGACCAGCTGACACACAATTCACCTGTACAACAGAAGGGTGTCTTCAATCTACCAAGCACGGTACACAGGGCACCATGGCTCGTGGTGACAATCAACAGGATCTACCTAACAAAGATGTATATGTACTTAAAGTAGCTAAAACGGCACTTCAAGGTGATAGGAAATGTAAACTGGAAATAGAACTGGCGACTCCAAAGGCGGCAGATAAGGATCCGCCaataactaaacaaaatacaCGAATTCAATCTGACCTTGACTGTGAATGTTGTGTTAGACGCATTAAGAAACAGAAGACTAAAAAGAAGCGTTGA
- the LOC123718676 gene encoding uncharacterized protein LOC123718676, translating to MGKSGGPTTRKPYEEIGAIFNGNEVKIRVPKSTSKPPKLTASQLKLQNQCTCEDNESVCSETCGLPGQGGAGANRLNFQIPDDICEAMTKRTALNSEVVYSKAEAHDNLCNVCNVTPQDAPKGVQAQKVLHPDKDVFILKIGKQTDEPNRTGNIEVELVTPRAPAKAKPAAHSCKEIQCEDQDIPCCGPCRTCKAVVPKKRKGRRPKCCF from the exons ATGGGCAAATCTGGAGGGCCTACGACTCGTAAGCCGTATGAAGAGATTGGCGCTATCTTTAACGGAAATGAG gttAAAATTCGTGTTCCGAAAAGTACTTCAAAACCTCCGAAACTGACAGCGTCCCAGCTGAAGTTGCAAAACCAATGCACCTGTGAAGATAATGAGTCTGTCTGTTCTGAAACCTGTGGTCTTCCAGGTCAAGGAGGCGCTGGAGCTAACAGGCTTAATTTCCAG ATACCTGATGATATATGTGAAGCAATGACCAAACGTACTGCCTTAAACTCTGAAGTAGTGTACAGTAAGGCTGAGGCTCATGACAATCTTTGTAACGTATGTAATGTCACGCCTCAAGATGCTCCAAAAGGCGTCCAGGCACAAAAAGTTCTCCACCCAGACAAGGATGTGTTTATCTTAAAAATTGGCAAGCAGACTGATGAACCGAACCGCACGGGAAATATTGAG GTTGAACTGGTTACACCACGCGCTCCCGCTAAAGCGAAGCCGGCTGCGCATTCATGTAAAGAGATTCAATGTGAGGACCAAGATATACCCTGCTGCGGTCCGTGCAGAACCTGCAAAGCTGTGGTGCCCAAGAAGCGGAAGGGCAGGCGTCCTAAATGTTGCTTTTAA